In Hymenobacter monticola, the sequence CCCGTTCTTAAGGCGGTTGTAGGCATCTGTTAGAGTATGTTCATAAGGACCATGGACACCGATAAAAGCTACTCCCGCCTGTCGAGCGCCGAAAGCATCGGTGCGGGGGTTGTCCCCGATATGTGTATCAGGACGATGATGCGCGAGACTAAAAATCCGAGGGTCCGGCTTAGCTAGCGACACTTCATCTGAGAAAATCAACTGGTCAAAAAAGTCCATCCAGCCAAGCGACTGCAGCCATGCGCGCAGGGTTATTCCCGAGACGAAAAGCGTATTGCTTATCAAGACCAGCTTGAAATCACGAGCTAACAACCTCAGGTTCTCAGTGGTGTTTGTATCGTAGGGAAGCGCTGGAAACTTATAAGCGGCAGCTTGATATTTATCAATGAATTGTGCTAAATGCCCGAATGGGTATTTTTCCGGAACCAACTCAAGTCGGCACAGCCAATCACTGTAAAGGGTCGCCTGGGTAGGCTGCACCCCCCACGCTTCGACCAAATGGTCATAATGAAGCTTAACCGCTCGTTGCGTGTCCAGAATCTTTTCCGGGTCGAGGCCAGAGTGAAAGTGCTCCTGAACCAGATTGATTTTAGCTTGCTTAAAGTCGGTATTAGCACGCACAAGCGTCCCCCACAAGTCAAGCGATATAGTTTGTACAGCCATGTAGTAGTATCAGTCAGTAGTTTACTACTATAAGCTGTCCGGCTTTAAGTAAGCCGTTGGCGATTAGAAGCAGACCAGTCAAACAAGCTTAAAATCAGGGTCTACCAGGCTTGTCCAAATCGGGGCAGCAAGATAGCGGATAACCCCATCACTGTTTGAAAAAATGTCCTACATTTGGCTTACGTTGGAATCTCATTTTTCTAGTCAGAGTACTAATTTATGGCAATCAGTCTACAAAAAGGACAAAAGATAGATATTGGCCTTTCTCGCATTAGCGTTGGCCTGGGCTGGAACCCCAATGAAGGCAGCGGCCATGATTTCGATTTGGATGCTTCTGCCTTCATGATTAACGCGGCGCGCAAGATTCCAGCAGAAGAGTACTTCATCTTCTATGGCAACACTGACTCGCCTGACCAAGGCCTGCATCACACTGGCGATGACCCTACTGGGGGCAACAGCGCTGATGGCGATGATGAGACCATTGAGGTTGACTTGAGTAAAGTGGGTGACAGCATCCAGGAAATACTTTTCGTGGTGACCATCCACGAGGCAAGCCTACGCAAGCAGAATTTTGGACAGGTTCGCAGCTCTTACATTCGCATCGTTGACCAGGGAAACGGTTCGGAAATCGCCAAGTATGAGCTGGGCGAAGACTTCTCGATTGAAACCGGTGTAGAATTTGGCCGGCTCTATCGCCGCGACAACAAATGGCGCTTCGAGGCCTCTGGCATTGGCTACAAGGAAGAACTGGCTTTCTTCCTTGGCAAATATTACTCGGGCCAGATTATCAACTAGCTCGCCTGCGCTGTCACAATTCCTACTTAAAATATTCTGGAAGCGGCTGCAGCTACCTTCCGTAGCTATCGCCCTGTATGTATTAGCCTGTTCGTCTAGTGACTATCGCCCCTTCCTTGCGCGATTACTCGCTGGCTACAACCCACCATTCACATCACCTAACACCTATCAAACCTCTTTTCTCAAATGGCAATCTCCCTACAAAAAGGTCAAAAAGTTGACGTTGGCCTGTCTAAAATAAGCGTTGGCCTGGGCTGGAACCCTAACGAAGGCACCGGCCAAGCATTCGACCTCGACGCCTCCGCATTCATGCTGGGCGAAGGCCGTAAGCTGGTTTCGGACGCGCACTTTATCTTCTACAACAACACGGATTCCCCTGACCAGGCTGTTCATTACAGCGGTGACGATACGACCGGGGGCAATTCGGACGGTGACGACGAGACTATCCTGATTGACCTGCAGAAGGTCAGCGCAGACGTTCAGGAAATTCTTTTCATTGTAACCATCCACGAAGCCGCTACCCGCAAGCAGAATTTTGGCCAAGTGCGTAGCTCCTACATCCGCATCGTAGACCAGGGCTCCAGCTCGGAGATTGCCAAATACGAGCTAGACGAGGATTTCTCGATTGAAACCGGCATCGAATTTGGCCGCCTTTACCGTCGTGACGGGCAGTGGAAGTTCGAAGCTTCCGGCATCGGGCAGCAGGAAGAACTGGGCTTCTTCCTCAGCAAATACAACGCGTAAATCTGACTTCTGAACCTGCCCAACTCTTTCAAAGATGGCTATCAATCTAGTTAAAGGTCAAACGATTGACCTTCGGAAAAATGCTCAAGGGGAGTCCTTTGATTTATCCACTGTGACTATCGGCCTTGGCTGGGATGTACGCGGTGGTGGGGGCGAAGCTTATGATTTGGACGCTTCCGCCCTCATGCTCAATGGCAGTGGCAAGCTGGCTGGAATCAATGACGTGGTGTATTTCGGCAACCTCAAACACGCTTCCGGTAACGCCTGGTCCAATGGCGACAACCTGACCGGAGCTGGAGCTGGTGACGACGAGCAACTGGTGGTTAAGCTGGATGCCATGGGCTCACAATTTGATAAGATTGTGTTCATGGTCAATATCTACCAGGGGCGGACCCGTGGCCAGCACTTTGGCATGGTCCAAAATGCCTTCATCCGGGCTGTAGACAAGAACGGTAAGGAGATTGTGAAGTACAGCCTGTCGGGCGACGGTACCTACAACAACATGTGTTCCGTGATTTTTGGCGAAGTCTACCGCCGCGAGGGCAGCTGGAAATTCCGGGCCCTGGGCGAAGCGCTACCAGTGGATAGCCTGAACGACGTCATCAAAAATTACCAATAGTCAATCAGGCCCGTTCCTAACCAAAAGCGGTAGGAACGGGCTTTTTTGTGCGCTAACCGCGCCTTAAACCCCTTACTGAAAATGAGAAGATTACCCGTCTATCTGTTGCTGGATACGTCCGGCTCCATGAGTGGAGAGCCCATTGAAGCGGTTAAAAACGGCATGCAAGTGTTGGTCAGTGCCCTTCGGCAAGACCCCTATGCCCTGGAGACTGCTTACTTAAGCGTTATCACGTTTGATAACACCGCTCGCCAAGTAGTGCCTCTAACTGAATTATCTGATTTTCAGATACCTGACCTGAAAGCTACGACTACCACCAGCTTGGGCGCGGCCCTGCAGCTATTGGCCGAAACCACTGACCACGAAGTTAAAAAGTCAACTGCTGACCAAAAAGGTGACTGGCGGCCTGTCGTTTTCATCATGACCGATGGGGAGCCTACCGATGACTGGCGCAAGGGCCTGGCTGAATTCAAGAAACGTAAGTTTGGAATCGTTGTCGCGTGCGCGGCAGGTGCGGGTGCTAACACAAGCGTCCTACAGGAAATCACTGAATCGGTGGTGCAGCTCGATACGGCTGACTCCAAAACCATTCAAGCGTTCTTCAAGTGGGTTTCTGCTTCGGTTAGCAGCAGCAGCCGTTCGGTTGAATCGGCCGGTAAAGAACTCATTGGCCTGCAAGAGCTGCCTCCTCCTCCGGCGGAAGTTAACGTAGTCATTTAATACCTTTCCTGAATGCGCCGGCTGCCCGTCTATATACTGCTTGACACTTCGGGGTCAATGCGTGGCGAACCCATTGAGGCTGTGAAAAACGGGCTTGAAGTGCTGGTGCGTACGCTTCGGCAGGACCCCTTCACACTCGAATCGGTGCACCTGAGTCTGCATACGTTCGACCGGGAAGTTAAAATCCTGCTTCCGCTCACTGCGCTGGAAGATTTGCAGCTTCCCGATGTCACAACTCCTGACTCCGGGCCTACTCATTTAGGGGCAGCGCTGGAACTGCTATGTGCACAGTATGACAAAGAGATTATTAAGGGCACAGCCACCCAAAAGGGCGACTGGATGCCGTTACTCTTCATCATCACCGATGGCAGTCCTTCTGATTTACAACTCTACCGCCAAATGGTTGAGCAAGTGAAGAAGCGGCGCTTTGCTAGTATTGTGGCGTGTGCGGCCGGCCCGAAAGGGAAAGATGAGTACCTGAAAGAGCTAACGTCAACGGTGATTCACTTGGATACTGCGGACAGCAATACCTTTCAGCAATACTTTAAGTGGGTATCCGCAACGGTCAGCAGCGGCAACCGCAGTTTGGGGGCCAGCGATTCCCTGCCACCCCTGCCGCCCCCACCGCCCGAAGTTCATTTATTGATATGAGCAAACCTCTCCCACAGCGCAGTGGGAAGAATCATTCTATTCCATCAGTAGGAAAATGCCCCTATGAGCCCCGAACACCCTATTTCTGCTCAACCGTCCTCCGAACCAACTCCGTCAATTGAAGGAACTCCCCCCGCCGAGACCACAGCGGGGCAAGCGTCTTCAATTGAGAACCAAGCAGCCATATCACCTGATTCGGAACAGTTCCCGTTGCCTGATGTAGTGTCCTCGCCGGCTCAGCCAGAGCCGCTGGAAGCAGGTGCAGCACCCCAGCTTAGCCAACCGGCAGAACTGGTATACCCAGCCCCCCTTACCGAAGGAACCCCGATTGTTCAGCAGCCAGCGCCGGCCAGCGAAGCGCCAACTGCGGCTCCTGAAGAAGTGGCACCTGCAGTCGCGCCAACCGCAATTGCTGATGAGGTAATCGCAGTAGTTGAGCCTGTTCCACCGGTAGCGCCTCAAGCAGTAGCGGCACTAATAGAACCTGCACTGCCTATAGCCCCCGCTGTTGCGCCAGTAGTGGAGGCTTCTAACGGGGTATTCGTCAGTGGTAAAGCCATCGTTCTGCCAAATGGTAAGGTCGGTGAATCCTATTCGTTTAAATTCACCCCGGATGTAGTTGACCTGGGCTCCTGCCTCAATATTCGGGTGCTAGGTCCTGAGGGGCTCGGCCTGACATTTGACCAAGCTACGCAGGCTTTGGCCGGCATGCCTTCGCTAGCTGGACAGCACGAGCTACGGCTGAGCTATCAGCCGGCGACGGCTAAAGCTGGTGACCCTGCGCACATTCGCGCCTTGCAGTGGTATGTTAACCCTGACCCTCGCTCCCTTTGGACGGAACATGAGCCAGCGGCCGACTTGTTGGCACGCAAAGACCATGTTGCCCATCAAATAGTAGCGGAGGGCCCGAAAACGATTGTTGCCGCTAGCCGGCGCGGGAGGTCCCACGCCAAGGATGCCAAGTTTCGGGAAGATGACTTCCGGTGTTATTTCCAGACTGAATCAAAAAGCTATGTCCTAGCCGTTGCTGACGGTGCAGGGTCAGCTACCATGTCTCGTGAGGGCTCACGCCTGGCTTGTGAAACGGCCACTGACCACGTTTTAAGCGCCCTTAGCGGGGAAACGTCAGCCAAGCTTCGGCAGCTCACCGATGCGTACGATGCAGCGGAAGGAAGTCCTGAATCCCGCAAGGCCCTGCAGGACGAACTATACAAGCTGCTGGGCAATGCAGCGCTGTTAGCCGCCCGGCAAATCACCCAAACGGCAGAAGCTGCAGGGCACGTCGCCCGTGATTATGCCACAACACTGCTGCTGGCACTTTGCCATCCCACAGCGAACGGCTGGCTTGTCGGGGCTTTCTGGATTGGCGATGGTGGACTGGGGCTGTACCGGCGTCAGGAAGGTATCCGCCTCCTGGGGGAGCCGGATGGAGGAGAGTACTCCGGTCAGACCCGCTTTCTGACTATGAAAGAAACATTTGAGGCCAGTTCGCTCTATGGCCGGGTACGCTTTGAACTGGTGCCGGATTTTGATGCGCTGGTACTCATGTCTGATGGCATCACTGACGCTTTGTTTCAGACGGATTCTAACCTGGCTAAATCCGAGAAATGGGGAGAACTGCTGGATGGCATCAACAGCGCAGCGCCGTTGCAGCGGGATAATCAGGAGTTAGGGGCACAGCTCAGCGAATGGCTTAATTTCTGGGTTAAGGGAGAGTACGACGACCGCACCATTGCCATCTTGTTCTAAGCACTATGGCCAACGTCATTTCGCTTACGGCACACGACGGCTCGCTTGTCGAGTATGTAGATGCCATCATTGGGCAGGGGGGCATGAAGGACGTATACTTCAGCCCCGATAAGAGCTACGTGGTATGCTTTTTCCGCACGAAGGCGGATGCGGCTACCCGCGACCGTCTTCTAACGATTGCCGCCACGTACCGGGACCGTATTTTCAACCAAGCCGGGGGCGATTTCTGGCAGAACCTGTTTTGCTGGCCCACCAAAGTCGTCGAGCACGAGGGGCGGTTGGGGATTGTAACGCCAACGTATCAGCCGCAATTTTTCTTTAAAGTAGGCTCCCGCAACAACGACTTCCTAGCCATCAAGGGCAAGGAAAAAGAGGGCAAATGGTTTGCCTCGGCATTCCACCAGAATAAGAATCTGGACCCGCAGGAAAAGGGCGACTTCTACAAGTACCTACAAATCTGTCTGAACATCAGCCGGGCCGTACGGCGCATGCATGCTGCAGGCCTGGCCCACTCTGACTTGTCATACAAGAATGTCCTGATTGACCCAACTTCAGGCAAAGCAGCTATCATTGACATTGACGGACTGGTGGTACCAGGGAAGTACCCACCCGACGTAATCGGTACGCCCGACTTCATTGCCCCGGAAGTTCTTGCGACTCTGAGCCTGGATTACCACGACAAAGGGCGCAAGTTTCCAAACATAGCAACCGACCGGCACGCCCTGGCCGTGATGATATACATGTACTTGCTGCGGCGGCACCCGCTGCGGGGGCGCAAAGTCAATGACCCAGACCCCACCCGGGACGAGGAGCTGTCGATGGGAGCCAACGCGTTGTTCGTCGAGCATCCAACCGACAAAAGCAACCGGCCCAATCCGGCCGATATGAAGCCCAGCTACCTGCCCTGGGGCGACATTGATAAACTATCCTATAGTATCTGTGGCCCCTATCTCAAAAAGCTTTTTGACCGCGCCTTCACGGTAGGACTCAAAACGCCATCTGAGCGGCCGACTGCCGATGATTGGGAAACCGCGCTTATCAAAACAGTGGACTTGCTGCAACCGTGCTCCAATCCGGCGTGCGAACAGAAATGGTATGTGTTCGACAACTCGACCGTCCCGAAGTGCCCCTACTGTGGCACGGCCTACGTTGGCCCCCTGCCCATGCTCAACCTCTACGCCAAGACACCTAAAGGGCAGTTTAGCTTTGAGAACCACCGCCTAATGGTGTATAGCAACCAATACATTTACCGCTGGCATACCCTACGTAGCGTGGTTCCTAACGAAAAGCTCAAAGCTGACGAAAAGCAGCCCGTCGGCTACTTCGTTTTCCATAATGGCCGCTGGGTCCTGGTAAATCAGCGCATGACCGGGCTGCGCGATATTGACGAAGGCAAGGACATTCCTACCGGGCAAATGCTGGAGCTGCGCGACGGCCAGAAAATTCTACTTTCCAACGAAGACGGGGGCCGCTTGGCCATTGTACAAATCAGTAACGGCAAATAACATGACGAACTATCTACAAGAGATTATTAACAACCCGTTGCCCTCGTTGGCGATTGTGGGGAACCTGTTCATCATCGAGAGCATGCTCTCGATTGATAACGCCGCAGTCTTGGCTACGATGGTTTCAGACTTACCAAAAGCTCAGCAGCAGAAAGCCTTGCGTTACGGCATCATCGGAGCCTACGTTTTTCGTGGCCTCTGCATGTTGTTTGCGTCTTTTCTGATTCAGTTTTGGTTTCTGAAGCCTCTGGGGGGACTGTATCTGCTCTACCTGGTATATGACAATTTCAAAGACAAGTCCTCGGATGGGGACGAAGAGATTGATAAGCAGGGAAACTGGCTGTATCGTAGCACCCTGGGACTGATGGGACCGTTCTGGGCTACGGTGGCCCTCATTGAATTGATGGACCTGGCGTTCTCCATCGATAACGTGCTGGCTGTAGTTGCCTACACAGACAACCTTATCTTGGTATGCGTTGGTGTTTTCATTGGCATTCTCGCAATGCGTTTGGTTGCACAAGCCTTCGTTCTGCTGATGGGAAAATACCCCTTCCTCGAAACAGCGGCATTCATTGTGATTGGGATTCTAGGGGCCAAGCTCATGCTCTCGCCCTTCGAGCACTTCATGCCCACGCATCCGTTTAGCCATTTTCTAAGCAGCCAGGCAACCGAAATCGGGATGACAGTTCTCACCATCCTCATTTTTGTCGTGCCTATTGTCTATACCATGCTTACCAAACGGAAAAAGTCCAACGCTGCCGGGGCCTAGCTTAAAAATTGGTGTAGTGATGTATGAAGTTGTCCATCCGGCTTATAAGGTGGGCACTCAAGGGTAGGCTTAGCGCCTACCCTTTTACCATTAGCCATTTAGAAGAGTACTACTGAACTCGTATGAAAAGACTTTTACTTATTGTAGTATGTTGCTTGACATTCCAACAAGGGTGGTGTCAGCAGCTCATTGACGTTGCCGACCTGACTCTTAAGCTTAGTGCAGGAGAGACTAAAGACCTTTACTACACTTTTGATAGCAATGACCAGATTGTCTTCGGTTTTGAGGAAGTTAATCTCAAGCCGATAAAATCTCTTGCCATTATAGAAGAGGCGTCTCAAAGCGTCAAGTACGAAGACTATGAGGTTGCCCAAATAAAAGGGAAGGCCATCTCCGTCTACAAAAGGGGTATTTACAAATTTCGTTTTGTGAATGCCTCTCTGCTGAAGGGAAAAGTGTGCAAAATAAAAATCCAGCGCCAGTTAGCTGCTGGTGGACGTGCCGACTTCAACACCTCCGTCAAATGGGTTGAAAAAGCCGACACTACCTACAACACCTACACGAAGAAGGTGGTAACCGGCCAAAGGGAATACGATGTACAAAGGTCCCGGCGTGTACTGGCCAGAGTTGATACCTCCATCGTGCCGGTGGTAAACAGAGTCGAGCGGGTACACTCGAAAACGAACCTCGACCGCCCCAATTACTCGCTCATCAACTTTAGTCTACCTACCAACCTAGCCGAGCCAAATGTCTTCCTGCCCTACAGAACTACGGAGGTCGTGTCTTGGGCGTACAGCGTCGGCGTTGGAGAATCAGGGCAAGCTTGGTACAAGGACGCGAACAAAAAGGCGGGGGCCAGGGCTGTGGCAAACCTGACGGTACAAGCAGGCTTGGCTACGGGGGGAACCGGGGCTCTGGCTATGCTAGCCCTTGAGGGCGTATCGCTTTTCAGTAACCCTCCAAACGGAGACAACTGCATTTTCTCAGTGTTATTCAGCCAGAATGGCCAGAATTACATTCTCAAAAATGCTTCAGGCAATAGTGTAGCGGCTTCCGGGCAGATTACTTCCTTGAAACAGGGCAGTATGACGTTGAAGCTCGAAAACGATAATACCATCGACGCAATCAATGTGGATGTAAAAATCGTGGCCTGCGTGATTACCAAAATCTATCAGGACGAGGCGTACACGGTTAAGAAGAGTGAGCCGATTGAAGAGCTTAAAACCTTCAAGGAGCCCAAAATTGCCATGAGGAAGGTCCCGGTGATGATGGATTAGACTTGGCTTCCCGGCTTACCGATATTTTCTCTCAGCAGGCCTTGGATGGTATAGCGCGTAGGCCGCAAACAGGCATTTATAGGCCGTCATATTGAGTCTTTTCCTTCCCAGCCACCATTTTCCACATAGTTAGTTGTATGAGTTTTAGAGGAGCCTTACGTTCTTTTGCTGCTGCAGGCCGTCGCATCGAGCGGGAGCAGCAGCGGCGTGCCCGCGAAGCAACCCGGCACTACAAGCAACTACAAAAACAGCAGGAATCGGCCAACGCGGCGGAGGCTGTTGCTCAGTATGAGGATTACTTGTCGGTTATAAAATCCATCCATCACGATTGCGGCGACACGATTGACTGGCAAAGGATATGGAATGAGCCAGCTCCGGTGCGTCCACCCCGCAATAATGTGCACGAGGCCGCCGCTTCTGCAGCTCTGGAAGGTTATCGACCCGGGCTTATGGATAAGCTCCTGAAACGGGAAGCTGACCGGATGGACCAACTTCGCCAAGAACTGGAAAAGGCTAAAGCCCGCGACCAGCAGGAGCGGACAGCTCAAGTGGACGAGTATCAGCGGCAGTTAGACGATTGGAGAGGCCGCCAAGAACTGGCTAAAGCTTGCATTGCAAAGGACCAGGCCGTGTACCAGCAGGTACTTGAAGACTTCAACCCTTTCGATGGCGTGAGTGCCCTGGGCTCCCAACTTGGCTTTCGCTTCTTCTCCAATCTGGTTGAAGTAGACTTACACGTAAACAGTCCTGAAGTGATTCCGGACTTCATCTTGACTCGCACAGCTGGCGGCAAGCTTTCCCGCAAAGCGATGCCGACGAGCAAGTTCAACGAAATCTATCAAGACTATGTCTGCGGGTGCGTGCTGCGCATCAGCAGGGAAATCACGGCGCACCTTCCCGTAGACCAAGTGGTGGTTAATGCCATGGGCTCGATGCTAAATCCCGCTACTGGGCTGATTGAGGAGCAAGTAATCGTGTCCGTCGCTATTCCCCGGGCCACACTCAGCCGACTTAATTTTGCTACCCTGGACCCCTCGGACTCCATGCGCAACTTCAATCACAACATGAAGTTTGCGAAGACTACCGGTTTCCAGCCGGTATCCCGTGTTGCTCCGGTAGGTGGCAGACCCTAACCATCAGCATAGTCTAATCTAAGAGATTGGCAATTTCCGGAAGCTTCACTCCGGCTACATAATCCACTAATGGGGCTGACGTGGTAAATGTCCGAAACAACGCTATCTCTTTGACATCCTTATTATAGTACAGCTCGGCAAAGAAACCGCCGGGTAGGTGGTATAGATATAAGCATGTCGCTTGCTCTAAACGACGTGCTAGTAATGTAGCGGTAGCGAAGATGGCAACAAGTTGCCGCTCATACGGCAAGGCGTCAAACTGAGAAAAGGTCATTTGTAATGAATATTAGATTTTGCTACCTATAAACAGCAAACCGAGTAAAGAAGCTGAATTGGCCGTTCACTACAATGGCAACTAACTTAACAGCTTATCTGTAAATTCAGTAAGGTGCTTAGCCCTGTGTAAACCACACAACAAAGTTACCTTATGATAAAGGCTAAAGGTGCCTGCACTTGTAGTACTATAAGAAGAAGTTGCTACTACTATGGCCTGTAATTTCACTTTCCCTTGTACTCTTGCGCCCATTTACGGGAGTAGTAATAAAGTAGAAATGGGAAACAACGCGTTGCAGAATTAGTGCTTCAGCCTTTCCGCCTCGGTGTAGCTCACGTATCTCTCCACTGACACTTGTAGTGAGAATGCCCAGCAGAGTAATATTACCGGTAAGCCATAGGAATGATGTTTAAGGTACTCCCTTCGTCTTCAAGTTAAACGCCAGATTAGTCGGAGCCTCGCCCTCAATGCATTGCCAATTATTTTAGTTAAATTTTATACTAATTTTATTGGCACCCGTTTACTTTGCAGTCCATAAAATTCGGCTGCACTATGAAAGACGTTGATATTATCGCGGTGCCTGAACCTGGCTCTGAACGGTTTTTACTGCCCCTATTCAGCTATTTGGTACCTGCTGGCTTTCCCTCACCGGCTACTGACCACCTCGAAGGACTCTTTGATTTGAACCGGTTGCTGCTGCGGCACCCCGAT encodes:
- a CDS encoding TerD family protein — translated: MAISLQKGQKIDIGLSRISVGLGWNPNEGSGHDFDLDASAFMINAARKIPAEEYFIFYGNTDSPDQGLHHTGDDPTGGNSADGDDETIEVDLSKVGDSIQEILFVVTIHEASLRKQNFGQVRSSYIRIVDQGNGSEIAKYELGEDFSIETGVEFGRLYRRDNKWRFEASGIGYKEELAFFLGKYYSGQIIN
- a CDS encoding helix-hairpin-helix domain-containing protein, which translates into the protein MANVISLTAHDGSLVEYVDAIIGQGGMKDVYFSPDKSYVVCFFRTKADAATRDRLLTIAATYRDRIFNQAGGDFWQNLFCWPTKVVEHEGRLGIVTPTYQPQFFFKVGSRNNDFLAIKGKEKEGKWFASAFHQNKNLDPQEKGDFYKYLQICLNISRAVRRMHAAGLAHSDLSYKNVLIDPTSGKAAIIDIDGLVVPGKYPPDVIGTPDFIAPEVLATLSLDYHDKGRKFPNIATDRHALAVMIYMYLLRRHPLRGRKVNDPDPTRDEELSMGANALFVEHPTDKSNRPNPADMKPSYLPWGDIDKLSYSICGPYLKKLFDRAFTVGLKTPSERPTADDWETALIKTVDLLQPCSNPACEQKWYVFDNSTVPKCPYCGTAYVGPLPMLNLYAKTPKGQFSFENHRLMVYSNQYIYRWHTLRSVVPNEKLKADEKQPVGYFVFHNGRWVLVNQRMTGLRDIDEGKDIPTGQMLELRDGQKILLSNEDGGRLAIVQISNGK
- a CDS encoding vWA domain-containing protein produces the protein MRRLPVYILLDTSGSMRGEPIEAVKNGLEVLVRTLRQDPFTLESVHLSLHTFDREVKILLPLTALEDLQLPDVTTPDSGPTHLGAALELLCAQYDKEIIKGTATQKGDWMPLLFIITDGSPSDLQLYRQMVEQVKKRRFASIVACAAGPKGKDEYLKELTSTVIHLDTADSNTFQQYFKWVSATVSSGNRSLGASDSLPPLPPPPPEVHLLI
- a CDS encoding TerD family protein codes for the protein MAISLQKGQKVDVGLSKISVGLGWNPNEGTGQAFDLDASAFMLGEGRKLVSDAHFIFYNNTDSPDQAVHYSGDDTTGGNSDGDDETILIDLQKVSADVQEILFIVTIHEAATRKQNFGQVRSSYIRIVDQGSSSEIAKYELDEDFSIETGIEFGRLYRRDGQWKFEASGIGQQEELGFFLSKYNA
- a CDS encoding TerD family protein, producing the protein MAINLVKGQTIDLRKNAQGESFDLSTVTIGLGWDVRGGGGEAYDLDASALMLNGSGKLAGINDVVYFGNLKHASGNAWSNGDNLTGAGAGDDEQLVVKLDAMGSQFDKIVFMVNIYQGRTRGQHFGMVQNAFIRAVDKNGKEIVKYSLSGDGTYNNMCSVIFGEVYRREGSWKFRALGEALPVDSLNDVIKNYQ
- a CDS encoding vWA domain-containing protein, which produces MRRLPVYLLLDTSGSMSGEPIEAVKNGMQVLVSALRQDPYALETAYLSVITFDNTARQVVPLTELSDFQIPDLKATTTTSLGAALQLLAETTDHEVKKSTADQKGDWRPVVFIMTDGEPTDDWRKGLAEFKKRKFGIVVACAAGAGANTSVLQEITESVVQLDTADSKTIQAFFKWVSASVSSSSRSVESAGKELIGLQELPPPPAEVNVVI
- a CDS encoding TerC family protein, with the translated sequence MTNYLQEIINNPLPSLAIVGNLFIIESMLSIDNAAVLATMVSDLPKAQQQKALRYGIIGAYVFRGLCMLFASFLIQFWFLKPLGGLYLLYLVYDNFKDKSSDGDEEIDKQGNWLYRSTLGLMGPFWATVALIELMDLAFSIDNVLAVVAYTDNLILVCVGVFIGILAMRLVAQAFVLLMGKYPFLETAAFIVIGILGAKLMLSPFEHFMPTHPFSHFLSSQATEIGMTVLTILIFVVPIVYTMLTKRKKSNAAGA
- a CDS encoding PP2C family serine/threonine-protein phosphatase is translated as MSPEHPISAQPSSEPTPSIEGTPPAETTAGQASSIENQAAISPDSEQFPLPDVVSSPAQPEPLEAGAAPQLSQPAELVYPAPLTEGTPIVQQPAPASEAPTAAPEEVAPAVAPTAIADEVIAVVEPVPPVAPQAVAALIEPALPIAPAVAPVVEASNGVFVSGKAIVLPNGKVGESYSFKFTPDVVDLGSCLNIRVLGPEGLGLTFDQATQALAGMPSLAGQHELRLSYQPATAKAGDPAHIRALQWYVNPDPRSLWTEHEPAADLLARKDHVAHQIVAEGPKTIVAASRRGRSHAKDAKFREDDFRCYFQTESKSYVLAVADGAGSATMSREGSRLACETATDHVLSALSGETSAKLRQLTDAYDAAEGSPESRKALQDELYKLLGNAALLAARQITQTAEAAGHVARDYATTLLLALCHPTANGWLVGAFWIGDGGLGLYRRQEGIRLLGEPDGGEYSGQTRFLTMKETFEASSLYGRVRFELVPDFDALVLMSDGITDALFQTDSNLAKSEKWGELLDGINSAAPLQRDNQELGAQLSEWLNFWVKGEYDDRTIAILF
- a CDS encoding HAD family hydrolase gives rise to the protein MAVQTISLDLWGTLVRANTDFKQAKINLVQEHFHSGLDPEKILDTQRAVKLHYDHLVEAWGVQPTQATLYSDWLCRLELVPEKYPFGHLAQFIDKYQAAAYKFPALPYDTNTTENLRLLARDFKLVLISNTLFVSGITLRAWLQSLGWMDFFDQLIFSDEVSLAKPDPRIFSLAHHRPDTHIGDNPRTDAFGARQAGVAFIGVHGPYEHTLTDAYNRLKNG